The DNA segment actgggttgcTCAATtctctcttgcacacagccaacaTATTTTCAATGCCgttctgccaaggcaatgctgtggaccagttcttctgtgaaatcccccacatcctcaagctctcctgctcacactcctacctcagggaagttgggcttattatggttagtgcctgtttactttttggatgttttgttttcattgtggtgtcctatgtgcagatcttcagggccgtgctgaggatcccctctgagcaggggcagcacaaagccttttccacgtgcctccctcacctggccgtggtctccctctttgtCAGCACTGGCACatttgcctacctgaagcccccctctgtctcctccccatccctggacctgaTGGTGTCATtcctgtactcagtggtgcctccggcagtgaaccccctcatctacagcatgaggaaccaggagcttaaagagacattgaagaagctgattcaatcagctgtttctcaacaccattaacctgcccatgtctcttcagaagtgatttcaaatTCATTATTGGAACCTTCTGCACTTGGGCATTTGATCTGTCATAGtcatgtttgtccatgtctgcacccactccacttccccagaggcatgaaccagcctgtctgacccaggggtctgttctcatgtgtctggcacgatggtacagctggcctcccatgtggcatctctgtaattaaaggggatttcctcaatgtctggagttCGGgctcttccaaagctgaggtcaggctgaagaaattgcccccacaaggCCAATCTGCTGTGTTTGGTTCTCTAAGGGAGGAGGACATGGGGCAAGGTGTTAAGGTTGGGCCTGAGCTGAGTCTTCACCCGTAGGTGGCCAGTTCCTCtggagatggtgaatgatcacagggatctgcctgggactgtcaccccatggctttcaaGCACCACAGCCCACtcgttctgcagagcagcaccaccagctcagggccctgtggagagcaGAGGGACAGGGTAGAAGTGACAGGTCAGgccagcatggaaacatttcagtggtgaaaggctctctgggggCAGAGACATCCCCCGAGAAGAACAAAGAATCAGCACTGTGTTTCCATGGGGAAATCAATGATCAAGGGAAACGTATTTCTGAATGGACCAGCTTGGGGCAAGTTTCTCTATTATTGGGGGAACTGGAGAAGTCTAAGAAGCCTCTGAGACAGGAGAATTTTtactgggaggaggctggcacagaggagcttactgggagtggacaataaggatcCCTTGGAGACAGAAGCAGGGGACAAAGGGATAGACTGGCCTccatctcctcatgccatggctggccctcagccctggggctgatggggaggctgagacacctctcgtttcttcctttgctccccacacttggatggacctcaggaaacatccatgagcctggaggatgcacaaacctcctgtgctgaggtcccatctctgcagggaaagcagaagggtttgtgggacacatgggagtgcagggagagagaggtgtgtgtgtgtcagtgtgtgtgtaaaaggcaggaagaaggtGGGAATTAACAGGGCATGGGAGTGCATCACATTGAGGTGAAATATATTGAGGTTTGATTTTGTGACAGCAtaagaaggaggatgtgcagttcagtgctgggacatggggctaaATAGAGGATTCAAGTGAACctgggggctgggacatctttaGCGACTGAAGAGAATTATCAGGGCTTTGgaagaagctgcacaggttatggggatctcacagccATTGTAGgaccacagaaaatgacagttttgtgtttgaagacaGTGAGGACAGAGAGTCATCAGTAAATGTTGGGACACTATATGGAaagagtgaggtggggaagcaggggtggtggttaaaatttgcagagaaacaggcacaggcataggaaagtgtgggacagcctgtggtggggatggacccttggcTGAGGCTGGGACCCCACAAGAGAAATGAAGTCCTTGTCTTTTCAACTATGGCTGCTCTCACTTCCACTGAGGACCCTGACaagacaccagttcctacagccacagcactttgttgcctcctccaccaccctccacagagcctggggggggtcctaccgctgtcctgcattggcatcacacccccctgcatctcactgcccccaggaagagccctgagcatcccacgGGGAAAAGGATccccgttcccaggggatgggggtcagggcttgaacatcctgttgatgaaacccatcaaggcctttcacagtcccctgaacatttgattttcaacccgtaagcagtgcctctgacgtcctgcttccccagcccccagggacaggaaccttgtctcctcattccctccctggcctcttcagtcatggccctcgctggggatcactgacaccctcagaaacttggaggtttgctgctgactttcccttctctagaggccacttcaatcccttttctgcacctgcagttcaggaacttggcaccagagggctcattaacatgcaaatccccctgacaagccaagtctctgggcatcacttcattcctcccttctgaagtggttaatttgagaggtttcaggcgtgcaggcaaagtgaaaagctttcagtcctAAACGTCAATAAGAAACAATTCATTCTTTTCCACTCCTTGTgtttctgctcacacattaagtgacatcagcaaactccactggatattgatcctgagcatctgctgatagaggctgaacatgtcgggaagccaagaccctctatgtcagacactctgtgggcaatctttgtccctgcctccaactccacatttctctcatcagccccctgggacttccagcacctttgttcagaTCTGAGATTTCTccacaacatgctgcagctgcaTCTTGCAGCCctttgacaccaactcccacctgctgtacttggaaaatgATCTGCATGTGGACACAGAGTGTGTTTAATTACCAAAAATCTAAATCAACGGAAGGCATGctttaatataatataaaatacactcctctgttgtatattaagtccaccttacctcctctgtAGGCCACTTGCCACAGTGGAGATGGATTTAGGCCAAAGGAAAGCACATTATTTTGTCAAGCAGACACCCCAggaacccccaaagcaccccctgccccagactctgtccatattcactcacagacagtcacaccctgaagtcacgagctccttcaagcttcccatctgcatcccatcccttcccattcccatctgcaaacccacctgttaaacaggactggactcagcattggcccctgggcttcaccactggtgccctgctcccaaggggactttgtgctcttggccatggccttctggatccggccattcaccctgtttccagtccacctcactcacgcctatcagggtgtgacgggatgcagcgtgaaaagaattgttaatacggaggtgaaacaccttccctgctctgccctcatccaccagtcgaggcatctcattgctgtggtgggttaaccgtggctaaccaccaaactgccacccagctgctggctcactgcctctcccaccccagtgggatgggggagaaaatacaaagaatgggaatgagaaagctgctgggtggggacaaggacaggaagaTCTGCAGGCGAGACTTAACTTGGGGAAATAACctcagttgttttcagttaaaacagagacttaattacaaattcaagtattggggaaaaattacaaatattagaacaacatatttcctctctcctgtctcggacacagcttcactccttcaccccaggctcctctcccccatcctgagcagtgcaggggcatttgggattgggggtcacagccagtacataacagtttttctctgctactccttctttCCCGCAGTTTTTCtgtgctctggcactaatcctccatgggctgcagggaagatctgctccaccatgtaACACCTCCTACTCTTTCTCCAACATTGGTGTTCCTCCTATTGTTTATCAATGTGTttgttccctccacctctacctgtctgttgttttctgccctttctcaaatatgttttcacagaggcacgaccagtttcgctgatgggctgatctgtgtcctgccttgagaccattgtggagctggaaacagatctgtctggcacagggcaacccctggcctcgtcccacagagccacccttgcagcccttccagctaccaaccccttgtcacatacaccccatacagtcacccactgtggaaaggggaggcgaaaagacttttttttttttttttttgttgctgttgaactaagtttcttttgctattctttgttggcaattaagaaacaacttcctgtgagtgtgtgtgcagccacttctccaaatagagcaggtgggaattggtggaaatgagctgcaaccttcagctacagacagaaagactggatctggaaaagcccagggggctgagaagagagacctcagtggtggggacatagtgacaaaggttggccatagagtgtgtgacctcactgagcttgcttttcctacATGATTTTTCAGACTCCGTCAGGGCACACACAGGGTCAGTATCAATTGGAGAATGCAGGTATTTCTTGATCTGGAAggtgaacactgaagaaaatagcaaccgaaacattttatcattctttaatatgtaaatcattcttttttaggCTACACTCTGGAAATGTCTCTACTTGCAAGAattgaagaattaataaaaattatgcacagagaCGTTGCTTCTTAGAGGACATGGCTGTCTCCCccacaagctgtcctacagtgtggaaacaaagagcttcactccacagtcagaactcagtataactgttcagcagggattcttttttcgcagcactgggcagcactggggatcgctccaccacaagtgccgcacttactaacaaaacactgactaatatacacaaaaagcacacatatgcatcagatttcttagaaaaggcagtctgatgctaatgggttcttagaattcatctacatagtctgagcatgcgtagtaaacatagagtgagggtctcctcccctccttaggggtccacacagtcttcctcacactgtccgttagtgaactttaggtttctcgtgtccatacatggtcatagagtgacctcatccgtccgtcagctcctgtttgttccaaggaggtcagttcagaccagcttccagtcgcttatcttgacactgacgtcttcttagacacttgttttctttaggttcctgctattagggatgtactcagggagtttttcaggctgtccaaggtctgtcttatctttactaggcaaggagttaaaggtttcaaaacatcttacaagtgggtaatgactacagagggtagttaggaaaaactataaatgaaattacatacattgctgtaaagtatgggaaaaataaaagctactaagacacaagtgatggttaacgttaaaactaagtgtcctactttacaggtccctgtacattagcaatttcttgtagcaacttcccttcaataAGGGCCTGACAGGATTCACCCATGAGGGCTGAGGAAACTAGCTGATTTCATTGCAGTGCCATTAGTGGTTATTTAAAGATCTTGGGGATCAGGAGAGACTCCAGAGGTGTGGAAGAAAGAAGTGTCAGACCCATGTCCAAGAAAGGTGAGAAGGAGAATCCAGGGGATCCAGTCAGTCCTTCTGCCATAGCCTCCTCCTGACAAAGTTTGGGCTAGATAAGTGGAAAGGACATGCATTTAGAACTGGCTCAGTGGCTGAACCCAGAGGGCTGTGGTCATGGACACAAAGTCCATCCAGAGGCCAGTTGctagtggtgtgccccaggaagCAATGAAGAGTGTTAAACTTGTTCATTCTGTGACCTAGATGATGGGTTGGAGTGCAACCTCCAGAAGCTTGAGGATGACACAACATTAGGGAGGAGTGGTGAATGCACCAGGTAGTGTCACTGTCActgagagggacctggacaggctggtgaacAGGGATGAGAGGAACCTCACAGAggtcaacaaagagaaatgcaaagtccttcccCTGGGGAGAAATAAACTCATGAACCAGAACATGCTGGTTTCTGAgtgactgggaagcagctttgtgaaGAAGGACCTTGTGGTCCAAGTGAAGAACAAGCCGAACACGTGCCAGCAATGCATGCTTGTGGCAAGGgtggccaccagcctcctgtgctgcattaaGAAGAgtgttgctgggggtgggggcagttatcctgcccctccactcagcactggtgagaccacttcTGGAGTACTGGGGCCAGTGCAGGGCTCCCCAGTatgggaaagacatggacttcCTGCAGGAAGTCCATCTTAGGGCCAAAGAAGATTATTAAGTGATTTGAGCATCTCTCCAGAGttccctgagagagctgggactgttcagcctggagacaaCAAGActcaagggggatctcatcattgtgtacaaatatttgaagggagggtgtaaagaatcacagaatcacagactggttgaggttggaatgggacctctggagatcatctgacCCAAACACCCTGCTCAACcaggatgcagagcccagaacttccctgggtaacctgtgccagtgcctggccacagtgaaaaagcatttcctgatgttcccagtgaatcccctgtgttccctgtgtgcccactgcctctggtcctgtcactgagcaccactgaaaagagcctggctccacctctgcTCACCCTCCCTTCAGGGGTTTCTAGACTATAAgaaagtcccccctgagccttctcttctctggcctaaacagtcccagctctctcagcctttccttacatGTGAGGTgatccagtcccttcatcaccctTGTGTATGTCCAtgtgtcgggggaggcagcgggtctgcctctagtctaactgaagaagaatttaaccttgaagaaattccagtgtatccatgagaggcgagaaagtcctgagaagtgccatggaaacaagattagagaactaagataagaagaactgtcctgacgattcaggcgagaaactatcacccaatcgtgaactgttagttactaaagtaaaccaatcctgtatgaacacctactttgaagaaggttataaaaaagcttgttaaaacaataaaggggcttttgcagccattttggtcgctttcacacaatctgatgtttgtcgtgtccgtctcaactgcgacaaatggtgaccccgacgtgataaattagagcgacgtgataaattagagcgacgtgattgattagagcaacgtgattagagcgaagcggtcatttaaaggagaagtataacggcggcgggaagagccgcggagacggagcccggtgtagctgagagcagagggaatctgcctggtccggacctgaatttcgacacctaaaaaggtgagccaccgggaacgggactgtaattatggggcagtcattaacaaaggaagaggagacaattttgtctacctggaaagccctattaaaaagaaagggggttaaaacctcagaacaaagcctgaaaaagattttgctatggagtaagatgcaaggctttgaagccacaacagttactgcattcagtgtgagtgcatggcaagcagtaggattgaaaatattggatgaggtctctaaaggacaaaaagaggcatgtgagttggcaaccacatggcgcttattgagtgaaaccttaaaggaatggaagatagagcgtgaggcctctgatgggaaactaacagacattcgacctgaagacaatgacggggaggactgtggcaaagggacaaaggcagtggatacctcagcctcaggaacAGCAGGCAGGAAACgcctcacgggcaaaagcagatcgcgccctcgcccacctcctcctcctccaccattaaatattttgcggggcgatgaggagccccccccacctagtggtgcagcggcggcccctagcggcgcagcagcagaaggggtgattccatcagccccccccgaggaggaaaatagggcgggtaacacagagccagagagcgagagcgaaaatgaaagtgagggagaagaagctttaaccacggctttacaaactctacatatcacagataaacccatggtgaagaaagcccagccatggactctccctccatccacagtaactgtaattccaaggtcccctgatcgattttgggagggagttagaaagtatgctgctgaggctggcaactgggatctggttgaacgcctcagcccatactctccaaccccggcatgtccaaagcctgtagatatagcagcagaggtttatggtgcattccctgtttataaagctgttgcaggcacaaatgagcatgatgagcacaatccgatcagttggaaggtggtgcaggatttgcagaataaagcacagaaatttggaatcaattctcctgaggtgatgcaacttattcgaataatcagcacagatttgttgtgtccatatgatgttacacatctcgcacaagtgctgtttcagccagtacaattacaagtgtttcaatctacttggaggcagatggcacgagcagctgcacaaaataatgctcgactgccacaagacgatccgaggttaggactcggagaagacgccttgcttggcgagggaccatttagtaaccctcagctgcaagctacgtggcctccgattgtccttgaacaggcacaacacatagggattacagcattaaagcgaaccatggaaatggcagctccaaaacagaagtatattgctatccggcaaggtcctaaagaaccctttttgcaatttgtagaaaaaatatctgctgcattggagaaacaggtagaagatgaaacgttaagacaaatgttgtgcaaacagctagcaaaggataatgctaatgaggactgccaaaagataatacagtctttaccaggagatccttctattcctgacatggtggccgcatgttcaaaggttggtacagtggaacataaaatggcggctttagctactgccatgaacatgcgaaatacaggaaaatgctttggatgtggtaaagacggtcatatgaaagtaaattgcccgaacagaaggtcggcaggcaagcagcccatgactgtcccaccaggaactaattgcaataaatgtgggaaattgggacatttcgcgaaacaatgtcgttccaagtttcatgctaacgggcaaccgatacagggaaaccacaagaagagcgcgagagggcgcgtgaggacatcaaatcccctccagacaacaggtcaaatcccctctgtgagcagctatcagccacaacaactggctcagcagggttggatgtatccaccgccaACACAATAACTATAgctacaaaagacattgttaaggtccctcttgaggcgaggggtcccataggacgaggactgagtgcgttacttataggaagatcaagtagcaccttaaacggattaatcgtgcatgtgggagtcattgatgctgactttacgggtcaaatttgtgcattagtttcgaccctttatccacctgttacgattccaaaaggtactcgtctcgctcaacttgttccttttttgagttgtgtcccaaaagcagaacagcgactgcgaggcgatggaggcttcggttctacagggccccctcaagtgtgctggtctcagactgtctcatcatctcgaccacatatgacgtgcatgctgtcaaatcatggacattcaccgactacagtaaggcttgcggggctcctagatacgggcgccgatgtgactattatttctaactatctgtggccatccacctggccaacagaggatgtggacacaggggtagtggggctgggaggctccgcacgagcaagaacagcagctacggcaattctgatcaccaatcctgagggccaacaagcagtcgttaaaccatatgtgacagcagctcccctcaatctatgggggagagattgcttgtcacagtggggggtgaagattactacggatttttaacgggggccactgtgctgcagggtgttaggcaacccacgcttgttttaacttggttaacgaataaccctgtgtgggtggatcagtggcccctaccaatggagaaattaaaggccctgcaagaattggtggcagaacagctagctgctggacacattgaaccctctcagagcccctggaatactccagtgtttgcgataaaaaagaaatcaggaaaatggcgatttttgcatgacctgcggcagatcaatgctgtcatggccacgatgggggctctacaaccaggcatgccttcaccggccatgatccctcaagattgggaaatcattgtcatggatctcaaggattgtttttttacaataccattagcctttcaagacagagaaaaatttgcattctctgtgccttctgtcaatcatgcagaacctgcaaaaagatatcaatggagagtactgccgcagggcatgaaaaattcaccaacaatttgtcaatggtttgtggcacaagctttgtcacctgtaagggaaagattccctaccagttattgttaccattacatggatgacatcctgttagcatcaaacaacaaggggcagttgaatgacatggagaatttaGCCAGAGATTCGTTACAACaatatggattagttatcgcccccgaaaaggtgcagaaagtagaaccctggaagtatttaggactaacagtcacaggtaggcaggtaatgcctcaacctgtgaaacttaaccttgaagttaaaacccttaatgatgtacagaagttaatgggatctctgaattggatcaggccctatctcggactgaccaattcacaactgcaacctttattggaattattaaaaaattccaatgatccaacagaacccagagtattaactgaggaagcattaaaggtaattcacatggtggaacgatctatacacgagaaatttgtttcttgaatagatctgtctcaattggtgcaactctttgtactaattgacaaaactgtaccatttggtgctttggtgcagtggaattctgagtgggatgacccactgcacattctagaatggatgtttctgtcattccgaccacgaaaaactgctcctggactgtttgagcttattgctgatgtaatcataaaagccagaaaacgatgtacagaactaacagggcgtgacccagctaagattgttttacctg comes from the Strix uralensis isolate ZFMK-TIS-50842 chromosome 31, bStrUra1, whole genome shotgun sequence genome and includes:
- the LOC141936102 gene encoding olfactory receptor 14A16-like; the encoded protein is MSNGSSITEFLLLAFADTRELQLLHFWLFLGIYLAALLGNGLIITAIACDHHLHTPMYFFLLNLSLLDLGSISTTLPKAMDNSLWDTRPISYQGCAAQVFMFAFLITAEFSLLTIMSYDRYVAICKPLHYGNLLNSRACVHMAAAAWGTGLLNSLLHTANIFSMPFCQGNAVDQFFCEIPHILKLSCSHSYLREVGLIMVSACLLFGCFVFIVVSYVQIFRAVLRIPSEQGQHKAFSTCLPHLAVVSLFVSTGTFAYLKPPSVSSPSLDLMVSFLYSVVPPAVNPLIYSMRNQELKETLKKLIQSAVSQHH